A single Mycolicibacterium cosmeticum DNA region contains:
- a CDS encoding TauD/TfdA dioxygenase family protein, with amino-acid sequence MSPRNSITVTKLGANIGARVDGVRLSADLDAGTVAAINDALLTHKVIFFRDQAHLDDAGQLAFAGLLGTPTGAHPTVTSRGAHILPIDSRYDKANSWHTDVTFVDRIPKASLLRAVTLPEYGGTTVWANTQAAYEQLPTPLRALVDNLWAVHTNQYDYASDVAADLEQLSDNTREYRAEFVSEYFETEHPVVRVHPETGARVLLLGHFVKRFLGLGTAESATLFALLQARVTKLENTVRWAWAPGDLAIWDNRATQHYAVADYDDQFRYLSRVTLAGDVPVDLHGQSSRVIAGDASRYSAVVTPVPLAG; translated from the coding sequence ATGAGTCCTCGCAATTCGATCACCGTCACGAAATTGGGCGCCAATATCGGTGCCCGCGTGGACGGCGTCCGGCTGTCCGCAGATCTGGACGCCGGCACCGTCGCGGCCATCAACGACGCCCTGCTGACCCACAAGGTGATCTTCTTCCGCGACCAGGCCCACCTGGACGACGCCGGCCAGCTCGCCTTCGCGGGCCTGCTCGGCACGCCCACCGGTGCGCATCCGACCGTCACCTCCCGCGGTGCGCACATCCTGCCGATCGACTCGCGTTACGACAAAGCCAACAGCTGGCATACCGACGTCACCTTCGTCGACCGGATCCCCAAGGCGTCGCTGCTGCGCGCGGTCACCCTGCCCGAGTACGGCGGCACCACCGTCTGGGCGAACACGCAGGCGGCCTACGAGCAGTTGCCCACCCCGTTGCGGGCGCTGGTGGACAATCTGTGGGCGGTGCACACCAACCAGTACGACTACGCCTCCGACGTCGCGGCCGATCTGGAGCAGTTGTCCGACAACACCCGCGAATACCGCGCGGAATTCGTGTCCGAGTACTTCGAGACCGAACACCCGGTGGTCCGGGTACACCCGGAGACCGGTGCCCGGGTGTTGCTGCTCGGGCACTTCGTCAAGCGTTTCCTCGGGCTCGGCACCGCCGAGTCGGCAACCTTGTTCGCGTTGCTGCAGGCGCGAGTCACCAAGCTGGAGAACACCGTTCGGTGGGCCTGGGCGCCGGGCGACCTGGCCATCTGGGACAACCGGGCCACGCAGCACTACGCCGTCGCCGATTACGACGATCAATTCCGGTACCTGAGCAGAGTGACGCTGGCCGGGGATGTCCCGGTGGACTTGCACGGACAATCGAGTCGGGTGATAGCCGGGGATGCGTCGCGGTACTCCGCGGTGGTGACACCGGTACCGCTGGCCGGCTGA